From Cricetulus griseus strain 17A/GY chromosome 1 unlocalized genomic scaffold, alternate assembly CriGri-PICRH-1.0 chr1_0, whole genome shotgun sequence, a single genomic window includes:
- the Rpl18a gene encoding 60S ribosomal protein L18a isoform X2 has translation MKASGTLREYKVVGRCLPTPKCHTPPLYRMRIFAPNHVVAKSRFWYFVSQLKKMKKSSGEIVYCGQVFEKSPLRVKNFGIWLRYDSRSGTHNMYREYRDLTTAGAVTQCYRDMGARHRARAHSIHIMKVEEIAAGKCRRPAVKQFHDSKIKFPLPHRVLRRQHKPRFTTKRPNTFF, from the exons ATGAAGGCCTCAGGCACG CTTCGGGAGTACAAGGTGGTGGGGCGCTGCTTGCCCACCCCGAAGTGCCACACACCACCTCTTTATCGGATGCGCATCTTCGCTCCAAACCATGTGGTGGCCAAGTCGCGATTCTGGTATTTTGTGTCTCagctgaagaaaatgaagaagtcaTCCGGGGAGATAGTTTATTGCGGACAG GTGTTTGAGAAATCACCGCTTCGTGTGAAGAACTTCGGGATTTGGTTGCGCTATGACTCCAGAAGCGGCACCCACAACATGTACAGGGAGTACCGGGACCTCACCACAGCAGGCGCTGTTACCCAGTGCT atCGAGACATGGGGGCCCGGCACCGTGCCCGTGCGCACTCAATACACATAATGAAGGTTGAGGAGATCGCAGCCGGCAAGTGCCGAAGGCCAGCTGTGAAACAATTCCAT GACTCGAAGATAAAGTTCCCGCTGCCCCACCGTGTGTTGCGGCGCCAACACAAGCCTCGATTCACCACCAAGAGGCCCAATACATTCTTTTAG